CTCCAGATCGAGAGCGGCGAGATCCATGTGCAGGAGCTCGAAGCGCGGCCGCCCGCCCAGCTCGGCGCGGAGCAGTGCCGCCAGGCCGTCGTCCAGCTCCACCGCCACCACCTGCGCGCCGCCTTCGAGAAGCTGCTCGGTGAGCACTCCCGGGCCGGCGCCCAGATCGACGATCGCAGTCCCCGGCGCCGGAGCGATGGTCTGCACCAGCCGCTGCAGGACGCGCCGATCGACCAGGAAGTGCTGCCCCAGCTCCTTGCGGGGGCGCAAGCCATGGCGCTGCAAACGCTCCACGACCGGATGGGTCATGCGACCTCCGTCAGGCGCGAGAGCCGTGATGGCAGGGAGGCAGGCGCACCGGCCGGCCACTGCAACGGAGCTGGTCGGGGCGAGGGAAACCTCCGCAAGGCGGGCAATCGAGGCTAGCACCGGTTCCTCAGCGGGTCAAGACGACGGCCCGGCGGCGGGCCCGTCGAGGAAGCGGGCGAAGTTGCCGCTGGTGAGCGCCGCCACTTCGTCCAGGCCGAGCCCGAGCAGTTCTCCCAAGCGGCGGGCGATGATCTCGAGGTGCGCCGGCTCGTTGCGCTGGCCGCGGCGCGGGTGCGGGCTCAGATAGGGGGAGTCGGTTTCGAGCAGGAGCGACTGCCGCGGCAGCTCGAGGATGCGAGCTGCCAGCGGATGATTCTTGAAGGTGAGGAAACCGCCGATGCCGAAGAAGAATCCCTGTTGCTTCCCCAACGCCAGCAGCTCGGCGGAGCCGCCGAAGGCGTGCAGCACCAGGCGCAACCCCCCGGCCTCGGCGGCGAGGAGGCGAGCCATGTCGGCGTCGGATTCGCGGTTGTGCACCACCACCGGCAGGCCGTGACGCCGCGCCAGCTGCAAGTGCCGGCTCAAGGCCTGACGTTGCGTATCCCGCGGCGAGTGGTCGTAGTGATAGTCCAAGCCGGTTTCGCCCACCGCACCTGCCGCCTTGCTGGCGAGGAATGTCTCCAGCTCGGTTTCGACGCTGGGCTCGTAGGTGCTGGCGTCGTGCGGATGTACACCCACCGCGGCGACGACGTCGGGCTCCCTCAGCGCCAGGGCGACGGCGGCGCGGCTCGAGGCGAGATCGTAGCCGGGGCAAAGGAAGCGGCCTACGCCGACGGCCCGTGCGCGCATGAGGACCTGCTGCACGTCGGCGGTGAACTCGCTGCTGTTCAGATGGACGTGGCTGTCGACGAGCATCTTGGGAGCGGGGCTTGCGTGCCAGCGTGGCTTTCTGTCACGCTTTGAGCGATGCAGCACGGAGCCGCACGCTGGCGCGGAGGACACGCGCTTCCCTCGCTGGAGCCGCAGTATAGCCCACGGGGGCGCGCTGCGGCCCGGAGGCGTTCTCTTCCCGCCCCTCTCCGCCCCCGGGCGCTCCCTGCGGGCCTTCTTCTCTTCCTTCTTCTCTTCGCGGCCGGGGCGGGACACGCCGCCAACGGACCCGGCCAGGTGCTGCGCGATTACCTGCGCGCCCGCTTGCAGGGGGATCTCGCCGCCGCGGAGAAGCTCTGGGACCCCCGTGACTTGCGCCGCACCGGCGCCCTCGGCATCACCTTCCCGGATGTGGAAGCCAGCTACGACGACTCCTGGATGCTGAGCGCCGCGGCACGCAAGAGTCTGGCGGAGCGCGTGAAGCCGGTGCTGCGCGACAGCGTCGTCAGTGCGGTCGGGACGCGTTTCAGCGTGGTCCTGGAACCGCGCGGCAGCGGCGCCCGGGACACCTTGAGCTATCTGGTGCAGCAAGTGGATGGGGAGTGGCGGGTGACGCCTCCCTATCTGGAAGCGAGCCGCGAGTGGACGCGCCGGGAGAGCCGCTTCCTGCGCTTGCGCGCCAAGAAACTGGTGCAGGTGAGCCAGCATGCCCTGACCGCGGTGGACGACGACATCGCCGGGCTCTTGGCGCAGCTGGGGGCGCCGCCAGCTGCAGTGCTGCGCCTGGAGCGCATCAAGCTCGAGTACTACCTGGGGGAGAACGATGACGACCTGCGCGCTCTGGTGGGCGCCGTGGGTCACGCCGGTTATCGGCCTTCGGGCGGCCGCGTGGTGGCGCGAGAGATGCCGGACATGGCGGCGATCGCGCGCCTGGTCGTGCACCTGACCCTGCGCAACGCGCCGCTGCAGAACGAGCCGATGTTCGTCGACGGCCTGGCGGCGGCGCTCGGGGGCAACTCGGAGCTGAACGCCGCCGTGTACCTGCAGCGCGCCCGCGACCTGTGCCGCCGCGAGCCGGCGCGGCTCGAGACGCCTTTCGGCGCCGCGGTCACGCCGGCCGAGGCGCTGCCCACCGAAGCCGTGTGGGATCGCGTCTTGCTCGACGAGCTCGGTGGGGCCAAGTTCCAGGAGCTCCTGCGCGCCACCGCGGGGAAGGCCCCCGAGGCGGGGCCGCGCAACGCCGCAGCGCGCCGCGCCATCGAGAAAGCCTTGGGACAGAGTGGCCCAGCCCTGTTGCAGCGCCTGCAGCAGCGTCTGGCGACGTATCCGCCCACCATCCGGCCGGGGTGCGAAAAGTGGCCGACCGAGATCCCCGGCCTGCAACCGATCCTGCGCTGGCGTGGCAGCGGCGAAGACTGGGGGCTCCTGGCCTACGAGGTCGGCGCCGATTACATCTTCACCATGGCGCCCTACGATGCGGCGCTGCCGAAGTGGATGCGCCACATGGTGGATTCCCTCTCTACGGCCTACGCCGGCGAGAAGGCCACGGTGGAGGTCGCCGAGGTGAAGCGCCCCAGTGGCGACCCGGTACCCATCGCCATGCTCGTGCGGGCCAAGCTGGAGGAGGACCTGGAGCCGTACGAGAGCACGCTGTTCACGAAGCATTTCCTGAACCGGGACTACAAGAACGATCTCTTCGGCCTCTTCATCACCCCGGACGACGTGCGCCTCTACGACTACACGCGCAACAAGCTCATCGCGGAGTATGTGGTGAAAATGGCAGCGCCAGGGGGACCGGTCTACTACGATGAGAAACCGGGTCACATCTGTTTCAACCTGGACAAGAAGTTCGCGCCGCGCTCGCTCACGTCGTATTACGTCTTCATCAACCAGCACACGGGCGAGTAGCGAAGCGCCGCTCCTTTCTCCCGCCGTCCATGCCTGCAGCCGCTGCCACACCGTGCTGGCGCGCGGCCGGCGGCAGCGACGTCTCCGTCACGGCGGCGCCACCACCGCGCCCGTCGCTCTCGCCACCGTGCTCACCTTGTGGCTCGTCGCTCCCCTCGCGGCGCAACCCCACTTCGTCGCCATCTGGGGCGCACGCGGCACCGGTCTCGGGCAGTTCGTCGCTCCCACGGGTGTGGCCGTCAATGCCGGCGACACACTCTATGTCGCCGACGCCTTCCTCGACCGCATCACCCTCTTCGACGGCGACGGCACGGCGCTCGTGGCCTGGAACCTGAGAGGCAGCGCCCCCGGCCAGCTGCGCGGACCCAGGGGTCTGGCCGTGGACGCCGGCGGCGACGTGTACGTCGCCGACAGCGGCAACCAACGCATCCAGCGTTTTCGTCGCGACGGCACCTTCATCGAGGTGTTCGGCGACAGCGGTTCCGCACCGGGACGGTTCCGGGGGCCCTACGGTCTGACCCTGACGCGGGACCGCCAGCTCTACGTCGCCGATCAAGGCAATGCCCGGGTGCAGCACTTCGACTGGAGCGAGTCGCCGCCGCGATTCGTGGGCGTGATCGGCGGCGGGACTGCGTTTTTCGTCTCTCCCACCAGCGTGGCGGTGGACTCCCTGGGATTCTTGTACGTCGCGGACCTGGATGGCCGCGAAATCGTGCAGTTCGATCCTGCCGGTCAGGAAGTGCGCCGGTTCCACGGCGAGGGTTCTTTCCCGGAGCTGCCGACGCCGCTCGGCGTCATTGTGGATGGCGAAGTGCTGCAGGTGACCGACGTTCTCAACGGCATCGTCGAAGCCTTCGACCGCTCCGGGACGCGCCTGTACGGCTGGCCTCCCGAGGGCTTGCCCGGACCCGGCCTCATGGCGATCGGCCCGCGCCGGCGCTTGTTCGTGAGCAGCGGTCAGGATGCGGTGATCTACGTCTACCAGCTGGCGGTGCCGGTGCAGTCCCACAGCTTCGGGGCGGTCAAGAGCCTGTTCCGATGAGAAGGAAAGCAGCGGTACCCGTCTACCGGGCTGGTCGACGGCACGGCGCGCCCGCTGAGCGCTCCTTTACGAGGAACCCACCTGGTACCACCAGCGCCGGATCTCGTCGCGCAGCGTGGTGAGATCCGTGGAAACGATGGTCTCGCCTCGACCATGCGCCCAGTCGAGCGGCACGGCGATGTAGATCCCGTCGCGTTCACGGATGTGATAACCGAGATAGATCTCCTCGAACCGTCTCTCTCTTTCGGAAAGCGTCACGCTCTGATCCCCGGGGCGGGGATGCTTGGAGCCCGGAGGCGTGGGCAACATCGTCCCGCAAAGCACGGCTCGTACCAGTCCCGGTTCTTTCGTGCCCTTGTTGTAATGCCGTATCGGGTCGAAGGTTGGCGTGGTCGGCGAGAGTGCGTCGCGGCCGTCTTCGCTGGTGGGCAGCCTACGAGTGTCAGAGTGGGACTCGACACTGCCGAGACCGAGACAACTTGACGCTCGACCGAGGCTCGATCCGGACCTTGGTTCGACGGAGTGATGGAGAGGATGTTGGGGAGGGGAGAAAGAAAAAAGATGTGGCGTGGCGAACCGGAGCCCGAACTGCGCCCCCAGGGTCAGGCCTTGATAACCCGGTTCATTCCACGCCACATTTTCGCATCGCTCGGCGTCGGCCACAGCCTTGTGAGCCGTGCTGCGTCCAAGGGTCGGTAGGTCCGCGCCGCACTTCCGTGTCGCGCTCTCGGTTTCCCCTAAGGCAGGCCTCGTACCAAGCCGGATAGATTTCGGCTCGGGGCCCGATTTCGTTGCAGGTCAACGGGTTGCTTTTGTGCAGCGGAACAGGCGCGGGGGGCGCTGGGACTCGAGCTGACAGGATGGAGCGGCGCAGGGCTGCGTCGCTGACGATTTGTCCGAGATGGGCCCGCACCCGGGGGATGACCGCGACAGGTGGGCACGTCCAAGGCCTCGCCACCGTCGCCAGCGCTTCGCCGACAGTCCGCGCCTCGTCTCGACCGCCGGTGGGTGGGCGCACCCCGTCGTTTGGGCGGGCGCACCCTCTCAGGTCGTGATCTGGTACCACCAGCGCCAGATCTTCCTTCGCATCACGGGCAAGGTTTCGGCTTCGAGGATATCTCCACGCCAGCCCCGGGGCACCGCGAGGTACCAACCGGCGATCTCCTGGATCGTGTAACCTAGATACACTTCTACGGCTTTCGCCTCGTGCATCTTCTTGAGCAACTCGGTGGCCAACATCGCGATCACCTCCTCCTTGCTCGCCTCGACCGTCGAGGCCCACAACCCTGCCATCGCACAAGGCGTACCAGCGCGGCCGCTGCCGTTCCGCCGCCTGCAATCCTTTCAATGCACGCTGGTTAGCCAGGGTTCCTGCATCGACCCGGTGGTAGCCGACACGGTGCCAGCGTCTTATGCCGACACAGTCGGAGGTGCCGATTTGACATAGGACGGGAGGGGGCGGCTCAGCTCTCGAGGCGGGGGAAAAGGCTGGAGCCTGGCGCCACACGCAGCCAGGTGCGCGGCGGGCCCCGGAATTCCTCGGCATAGAGCAGTCGCCCCACATCGTCCGGCAGACCGAGCTGGCGCCGCATCTCCGCGGCCTTCGTCGGCATCGCCGGGACGATCATGACGCTGACATGGCGCAGCACTTCCAGGAGGTTGCGCAGCACCGCTCCCAAGCGTGTCGTCGCCTCGGGTTTTTTCGCCAGCTCCCAGGGCTTGGTTTCCTCGATGTAACGGTTGGCGGACTGGATGGTGCTCCAGGCGGAGCCGAGGGCGGCGTGGATGGTGAAGCTCTCCACGTGCGTCAGGTACTCCGTCGTGGCGCGCGCCAGGACGCCGAGGAGCGTGGCATCCCGCGGCTCCGCCGCCTCGGC
The Candidatus Krumholzibacteriia bacterium genome window above contains:
- a CDS encoding TatD family hydrolase, which encodes MLVDSHVHLNSSEFTADVQQVLMRARAVGVGRFLCPGYDLASSRAAVALALREPDVVAAVGVHPHDASTYEPSVETELETFLASKAAGAVGETGLDYHYDHSPRDTQRQALSRHLQLARRHGLPVVVHNRESDADMARLLAAEAGGLRLVLHAFGGSAELLALGKQQGFFFGIGGFLTFKNHPLAARILELPRQSLLLETDSPYLSPHPRRGQRNEPAHLEIIARRLGELLGLGLDEVAALTSGNFARFLDGPAAGPSS
- a CDS encoding NHL repeat-containing protein; this translates as MLARGRRQRRLRHGGATTAPVALATVLTLWLVAPLAAQPHFVAIWGARGTGLGQFVAPTGVAVNAGDTLYVADAFLDRITLFDGDGTALVAWNLRGSAPGQLRGPRGLAVDAGGDVYVADSGNQRIQRFRRDGTFIEVFGDSGSAPGRFRGPYGLTLTRDRQLYVADQGNARVQHFDWSESPPRFVGVIGGGTAFFVSPTSVAVDSLGFLYVADLDGREIVQFDPAGQEVRRFHGEGSFPELPTPLGVIVDGEVLQVTDVLNGIVEAFDRSGTRLYGWPPEGLPGPGLMAIGPRRRLFVSSGQDAVIYVYQLAVPVQSHSFGAVKSLFR